The following are from one region of the Fusarium verticillioides 7600 chromosome 1, whole genome shotgun sequence genome:
- a CDS encoding 30S ribosomal protein S8 produces MPSVTNIANMCSHLQNASKARLGITSVKNCKYNLQLALALHRSGFFSAIYRSGPHPPTLEQMVSEPPVQVTNANVATMRLWLGLKYWDGKPVLGKANAISTPKRLMTANIAELARLARGFPTKVDGGVVPGLNLGECMFVSTSKGMLEVREALARKQGGLLVCRVS; encoded by the coding sequence ATGCCCTCAGTCACCAACATCGCGAACATGTGTTCGCATCTCCAAAACGCCTCGAAAGCCCGCCTGGGTATAACATCCGTCAAGAATTGCAAATACAACCTTCAACTCGCCCTCGCTCTTCACCGatcaggcttcttctcggcaaTCTATCGCTCTggtcctcatcctccaacGCTCGAGCAGATGGTTTCTGAGCCTCCAGTGCAAGTGACAAACGCCAACGTAGCCACGATGCGCCTGTGGCTCGGTCTTAAGTACTGGGACGGTAAACCCGTCCTCGGAAAGGCCAACGCTATTAGCACGCCGAAGCGTCTTATGACGGCCAATATTGCGGAGCTGGCTAGATTGGCGAGAGGGTTTCCTACGAAGGtggatggtggtgttgtgcCGGGGTTAAATCTTGGCGAGTGCATGTTTGTGTCGACGTCGAAGGGTATGCTGGAAGTGAGGGAGGCACTCGCGAGAAAACAGGGTGGTCTGCTAGTATGCCGGGTTTCATAA
- a CDS encoding homoisocitrate dehydrogenase, producing the protein MSFRTLRIGLIPGDGIGKEVIPAGRRILEALPASLGLKFDFVDLKAGFETFEQTGAALPDKTVEVLRNECDGALFGAVSSPTQAVKGYSSPIVALRKKLDLYANVRPVKTVMTAAKPIDMVIVRENTEDLYVKQEQTHETPEGKVAEAIKRISEKASFRIATMAGDIALRRQKIRDAGASSIHKSPLVTITHKSNVLSQTDGLFRATCKKALADPKFSSVAVEEQIVDSMVYKLFRQPEDYDVIVAPNLYGDILSDGAAALVGSLGLVPSANVGANFAIGEPCHGSAPDIQGQNIANPIATLRSTALMLEFLNEEEAAAKIYAAVDGNLEEGKLLSPDLGGKATTEEVVADILRRM; encoded by the exons atgtctttccGCACCCTCAGAATCG GCCTCATCCCCGGTGATGGTATCGGCAAGGAGGTCATCCCCGCCGGCCGCCGCattctcgaagctcttcccGCATCTCTCGGCCTCAAGTTCGACTTCGTCGACCTCAAGGCTGGCTTCGAGACCTTTGAGCAGACCGGCGCTGCGCTCCCCGACAAGACTGTCGAGGTTCTAAGAAACGAGTGTGATGGTGCGCTTTTTGGAGCTGTGAGCTCGCCTACACAGGCTGTCAAGGGTTACTCATCGCCCATTGTCGCTCTGCGAAAGAAGCTCGACCTCTACGCCAACGTCCGTCCCGTCAAGACTGTCATGACCGCTGCTAAGCCTATCGACATGGTTATTGTCCGTGAGAACACTGAGGATCTGTACGTCAAGCAGGAGCAGACCCATGAGACCCCCGAGGGTAAGGTGGCCGAGGCTATTAAGCGCATTTCCGAGAAGGCTTCGTTCCGCATTGCTACCATGGCTGGTGACATTGCTCTGCGTCGTCAGAAGATCCGTGATGCTGGTGCCTCTAGCATTCACAAGTCTCCCCTTGTCACCATCACCCACAAGTCCAACGTCCTGTCCCAGACCGACGGTCTCTTCCGCGCTACCTGCAAGAAGGCCCTTGCCGATCCCAAGTTCTCATctgttgccgttgaggagCAGATTGTCGACTCTATGGTTTACAAGCTCTTCCGTCAGCCCGAGGACTACGACGTCATTGTCGCTCCTAACCTATACGGTGACATTCTCTCCGAcggcgctgctgctcttgtcggCAGCTTGGGTCTCGTCCCCAGTGCCAATGTTGGTGCAAACTTCGCCATTGGTGAGCCTTGCCACGGCAGTGCTCCCGATATTCAGGGCCAGAACATCGCCAACCCCATTGCTACCCTCCGATCCACTGCCCTGATGCTTGAGTTCCtcaacgaggaggaggctgctgctaAGATCTacgctgctgttgatggtaACCTGGAGGAGGGCAAGCTCCTGAGCCCCGACTTGGGTGGTAAGGCCACTACCGAGGAGGTTGTCGCTGACATTCTCCGACGAATGTAA
- a CDS encoding elongation factor G, mitochondrial: protein MWRCTSILLIPTPKKKVSNGASIIGNPLLNFFTEVQDCKMRATWAARWLNCRLLLGTQQSSCGSHSFTISAAAPAWESRRAFSQTKRSCSAAQEALKKAQEDAASLTPEYVAANMSTEEAKRLSRVRNIGIAAHIDSGKTTVSERVLFYTGRINSIHEVRGKDSVGAKMDSMELEREKGITIQSAATFADWKKLENGKEETYHFNLIDTPGHIDFTIEVERALRVLDGAVMILCAVSGVQSQTITVDRQMKRYNVPRISFVNKMDRMGANPWKAVEQINTKLKIPAAAIQIPIGAEDEFLGVVDLINLQAMYFEGPRGTKVRVTDQIPGPLQEFAKEKRQALIEKLADVDDEIAELYLEEQEPTNLQIKAAIRRATIARTFTPVMMGSALADKGVQPMLDAVCDYLPNPSEIENTGLDKSQGEKTVKLVPYDSLPFVGLAFKLEENNYGQLTYIRVYQGKLSKGTYLFNSRTDKKVRIPRIVRMHSNEMEDVSEVGAGEICAVFGVDCASGDTFTDGGLPYTMSSMFVPDAVMSLSIKPKRTGDADNFSKAMNRFQREDPTFRVHVDAESEETIISGMGELHLEVYVERLRREYKTECVTGQPRVAYRETIARRADYDYLLKRQSGGPGDFARVAGWIEPNDKPDENHYESQVVGGHIPDKFLSACAKGFDVVCEKGPLLGHKVIGAKMVVNDGATHVTDSSDYAFNLATQMAFKKAFSDAGGQVLEPLMKTTITAPNEFQGNILMLMNKRNATIHDTDIGSEDFTLICDCSLNAMFGFSSQLRAATQGKGEFSMEFSHYAPAPPHLQKELVAKYQAELEAKRTK from the exons ATGTGGCGCTGCACCTCCATCCTGCTAATCCCGACACCAAAGAAAAAAGTTTCCAATGGAGCGTCGATCATTGGCAAccctctcctcaacttcttTACTGAAGTCCAAGATTGCAAGATGAGGGCAACATGGGCTGCCAGATGGCTCAATTGCCGTCTGCTCCTCGGCACCCAGCAGTCAAGCTGTGGTAGCCATTCTTTTACTATATCAGCTGCCGCTCCCGCGTGGGAGAGTCGACGAGCCTTCAGTCAGACCAAGCGTAGCTGCAGTGCGGCGCAAGAAGC TCTCAAGAAAGCTCAggaagatgctgccagtTTGACACCCGAGTATGTCGCCGCCAACATGTCCACTGAGGAGGCCAAGCGCCTGTCTCGTGTGCGCAACATCGGTATCGCT GCCCATATCGACAGTGGAAAGACAACAGTCAGTGAACGAGTCCTGTTCTACACCGGCCGAATCAATTCGATCCACGAAGTTCGAGGAAAGGATTCCGTCGGCGCCAAGATGGACTCCATGGAACTCGAAAGGGAAAAAGGCATCACTATTCAGTCTGCGGCTACTTTCGCCGACTGGAAAAAATTGGAAAACGGCAAAGAGGAAACCTACCACTTTAACCTGATTGATACACCTGGCCATATTGATTTCACAATCGAAGTCGAGCGAGCACTGAGAGTCCTTGACGGTGCTGTCATGATTCTGTGCGCTGTTTCTGGCGTCCAGTCTCAGACCATCACCGTCGACCGTCAAATGAAACGTTACAATGTCCCCCGAATCTCTTTCGTCAACAAGATGGATCGCATGGGTGCCAACCCCTGGAAGGCAGTCGAGCAGATCAAcacgaagctcaagattcctGCCGCCGCTATTCAGATTCCTATTGGTGCCGAAGACGAGTTCTTGGGCGTtgtcgatctcatcaacctgCAGGCTATGTACTTCGAGGGTCCCCGTGGTACCAAGGTTCGCGTTACCGACCAGATTCCCGGTCCTCTCCAGGAATtcgccaaggagaagcgccAGGCTCtgatcgagaagcttgctgatgTCGACGACGAAATTGCCGAACTGtaccttgaggagcaggaacCTACCAACcttcagatcaaggccgCTATCCGGCGTGCTACTATCGCCCGAACTTTCACTCCTGTCATGATGGGTTCTGCTCTTGCCGACAAGGGTGTTCAGCCTATGCTCGACGCTGTTTGCGATTACCTGCCCAACCCTTCTGAAATTGAGAACACTGGTCTGGACAAGTCCCAGGGCGAGAAGACTGTTAAGCTGGTTCCCTATGACTCTCTTCCCTTTGTCGGTCTTGccttcaagctcgaggagaacAACTATGGTCAACTCACCTACATCCGCGTCTACCAGGGCAAGCTGAGCAAGGGTACCTACCTGTTCAACTCTCGAACTGACAAGAAGGTCCGAATTCCCCGTATCGTCCGTATGCACTCCAACGAAATGGAGGATGTCTCCGAGGTTGGCGCCGGTGAAATTTGCGCCGTTTTTGGCGTCGACTGTGCCTCCGGTGACACCTTCACTGACGGAGGTCTTCCCTACACCATGTCTTCTATGTTCGTTCCTGATGCTGTCATGTCTCTttccatcaagcccaagcgaACCGGTGATGCCGACAACTTCAGTAAGGCCATGAACCGATTCCAGCGTGAGGATCCCACTTTCCGTGTCCACGTTGACGCTGAGAGTGAGGAGACTATCATTTCTGGTATGGGTGAACTGCACCTTGAGGTCTATGTGGAACGTCTCCGACGCGAGTACAAGACTGAGTGTGTCACTGGCCAGCCCCGTGTCGCCTACCGAGAGACAATCGCACGACGAGCCGACTATGACTACCTTCTGAAGCGACAGAGTGGTGGTCCTGGTGATTTCGCCCGTGTTGCTGGATGGATTGAGCCCAACGACAAGCCTGATGAGAACCATTATGAGAGCCAGGTCGTTGGTGGTCACATTCCCGACAAGTTCCTCTCTGCCTGTGCCAAGGGTTTCGATGTTGTCTGTGAGAAGGGTCCTCTCCTGGGCCACAAGGTCATCGGCGCCAAGATGGTTGTTAACGATGGTGCTACTCACGTTACCGATTCTTCCGATTATGCTTTCAACTTGGCCACCCAGATGGCTTTCAAGAAGGCTTTCTCCGATGCTGGTGGTCAGGTTCTCGAGCCCCTCATGAAGACCACTATCACTGCCCCCAACGAGTTCCAGGGTAACATTCTTATGCTTATGAACAAGCGTAATGCCACAATCCACGATACCGATATTGGTAGTGAGGATTTCACACTCATCTGTGACTGTAGTCTGAACGCCATGTTTGGCTTCAGCTCTCAGCTTCGTGCTGCCACTCAGGGTAAGGGCGAGTTCAGCATGGAGTTTAGCCACTACGCCCCggctcctcctcatcttca AAAGGAACTGGTCGCCAAATAtcaggctgagcttgaggctaAGCGAACCAAATAA